Proteins found in one Drosophila innubila isolate TH190305 chromosome X, UK_Dinn_1.0, whole genome shotgun sequence genomic segment:
- the LOC117781196 gene encoding uncharacterized protein LOC117781196 translates to MESSSNCNSGGIHDTTMEDWQDESAVEQETIAMMRHFGMMSMTDRRLSPIPDIEEPLPSMILIENHNLPYILGPSCFEPGRKINNNQLELKPQHSSKLKNWKDIIVNGRRRPLPDQGEVHEKRRKMDDYYHHYY, encoded by the coding sequence ATGGAATCATCTTCAAATTGCAACTCCGGTGGTATTCATGATACCACGATGGAAGATTGGCAGGACGAAAGTGCCGTTGAGCAGGAGACGATTGCCATGATGCGACACTTTGGCATGATGTCCATGACTGACAGACGTCTGTCACCAATACCGGACATTGAAGAGCCTTTACCATCCATGATATTGATTGAAAACCATAATTTACCGTACATCCTTGGTCCCAGTTGCTTTGAGCCGGGCAGGAAGATAAATAACAATCAGTTAGAACTGAAGCCGCAACATTCTTCGAAGCTTAAGAATTGGAAAGATATTATTGTGAATGGGCGTCGTCGTCCACTTCCAGATCAAGGGGAAGTTCACGAAAAACGGCGTAAGATGGATGATTA